A stretch of Lathyrus oleraceus cultivar Zhongwan6 chromosome 6, CAAS_Psat_ZW6_1.0, whole genome shotgun sequence DNA encodes these proteins:
- the LOC127095323 gene encoding uncharacterized protein LOC127095323, translating to MRFICQRVISLSLVLVFLSTSSCAIYSGDEFENKNIKSTTFVSEMFEIGPGKVAAKTFFDVEFPKGHVGVKSFDAELVDEEGNSVPLYEAYLHHWFAIKYHAKDWNMLKIIPKNPLEGAIYIRNEGKCNSYILPAYWGLGGESRGTKSNIPDPYAVEQGNPSYVPIGYEEKWLLNLMVIDTRGTKHRKHCTECRCNRFNLPKNFYNVTLGIDGKPLSSNYKGGIFCCQDNLQCKLKKDFEAPARKLALRYKITWVEWNQQQIPVRFYILDSTDRVRTNGSQIIHDCQSEFTIPSNNGKKHSPPHIEKANIPIERGGYLIYGTSHMHTGVINATLYGQDGRTLYTSKPTYGDGNEPGNEKGYVVGMSGSYPKPGSIKIKDGEIVTVETRYKSGFLTGAMGHMYIYLADRLP from the exons ATGAGGTTTATATGTCAAAGGGTAATATCTTTATCATTAGTGTTGGTGTTTCTATCAACCTCATCATGTGCAATTTATTCAGGGGatgaatttgaaaataaaaatataaaatcaacTACTTTTGTTTCTGAAATGTTTGAAATAGGTCCTGGAAAAGTTGCAGCTAAAACTTTTTTTGATGTTGAATTTCCAAAGGGCCATGTTGGAGTAAAGAGCTTTGATGCTGAATTAGTTGATGAAGAAGGAAATTCTGTCCCATTATATGAAGCATACCTACATCATTGGTTTGCGATTAAATATCATGCAAAAGATTGGAATATGTTAAAAATAATTCCTAAAAATCCCTTAGAAGGTGCTATTTATATTAGAAACGAAGGAAAATGCAATAGTTACATTCTTCCTGCTTATTGGGGTTTGGGAGGTGAATCAAGAGGAACAAAATCGAATATACCAGATCCTTATGCTGTAGAACAAGGAAATCCTTCATATGTTCCAATTGGATATGAAGAAAAGTGGCTTCTCAATCTCATGGTTATTGACACACGTGGCACAAAACATAGAAAACATTGCACAGAATGTAGGTGTAACCGTTTTAATTTGCCAAAGAATTTTTATAATGTCACACTTGGCATCGACGGAAAGCCGTTGAGCTCAAATTATAAAGGAGGAATTTTTTGTTGCCAAGATAATTTACAATGCAAATTGAAAAAGGATTTTGAGGCACCTGCAAGAAAGCTTGCCCTAAGATACAAAATAACATGGGTTGAATGGAACCAACAACAAATTCCTGTTAGATTCTATATACTTGATTCAACCGACCGAGTTAGAACAAATGGTTCCCAAATAATTCATGATTGCCAG TCAGAGTTTACAATCCCGTCAAATAATGGTAAAAAACACTCCCCTCCTCATATTGAGAAAGCAAATATTCCAATTGAAAGAGGTGGTTATCTTATATATGGAACTTCTCATATGCATACAGGTGTCATTAATGCAACATTATATGGACAG GATGGAAGGACTCTGTATACTTCGAAACCAACGTATGGAGATGGAAATGAACCAGGTAATGAGAAAGGTTATGTTGTGGGAATGTCAGGAAGTTATCCCAAACCGGGTTCAATCAAGATAAAAGATGGAGAAATTGTGACAGTAGAAACAAGATATAAAAGTGGTTTTCTTACTGGAGCTATGGGACATATGTATATCTATTTGGCTGATCGATTACCATAA
- the LOC127095324 gene encoding uncharacterized protein LOC127095324 — MRFICQRVISLSLVLVFLSTSSCAIYSGDEFENKNIKSATFVSEMFEIGPGKVAAKTFFDVEFPKGHVGVKSFDAELVDEEGNSVPLYEAYLHHWFAIKYHAKDWNMLKIIPKNPLEGAIYIRNEGKCNSYILPAYWGLGGESRGTKSNIPDPYAVEQGNPSYVPIGYEEKWLLNLMVIDTRGTKHRKHCTECRCNRFNLPKNFYNVTLGIDGKPLSSNYKGGIFCCQDNLQCKLKKDFEAPTRKLALRYKITWVEWNQQQIPVRFYILDSTDRVRTNGSQIIHDCQSEFTIPSNNGKKHSPPHIEKANIPIERGGYLIYGTSHMHTGVINATLYGQDGRTLYTSKPTYGDGKEPGNEKGYVVGMSGSYPKPGSIKIKDGEIVTVETRYKSGFLTGAMGHMYIYLADRLP; from the exons ATGAGGTTTATATGTCAAAGGGTAATATCTTTATCATTAGTGTTGGTGTTTCTATCAACCTCATCATGTGCAATTTATTCAGGGGatgaatttgaaaataaaaatataaaatcagCTACTTTTGTTTCTGAAATGTTTGAAATAGGTCCTGGAAAAGTTGCAGCTAAAACTTTTTTTGATGTTGAATTTCCAAAGGGCCATGTTGGAGTAAAGAGCTTTGATGCTGAATTAGTTGATGAAGAAGGAAATTCTGTCCCATTATATGAAGCATACCTACATCATTGGTTTGCGATTAAATATCATGCAAAAGATTGGAATATGTTAAAAATAATTCCTAAAAATCCCTTAGAAGGTGCTATTTATATTAGAAACGAAGGAAAATGCAATAGTTACATTCTTCCTGCTTATTGGGGTTTGGGAGGTGAATCAAGAGGAACAAAATCGAATATACCAGATCCTTATGCTGTAGAACAAGGAAATCCTTCATATGTTCCAATTGGATATGAAGAAAAGTGGCTTCTCAATCTCATGGTTATTGACACACGTGGCACAAAACATAGAAAACATTGCACAGAATGTAGGTGTAACCGTTTTAATTTGCCAAAGAATTTTTATAATGTCACACTTGGCATCGACGGAAAGCCGTTGAGCTCAAATTATAAAGGAGGAATTTTTTGTTGCCAAGATAATTTACAATGCAAATTGAAAAAGGATTTTGAGGCACCTACAAGAAAGCTTGCCCTAAGATACAAAATAACATGGGTTGAATGGAACCAACAACAAATTCCTGTTAGATTCTATATACTTGATTCAACCGACCGAGTTAGAACAAATGGTTCCCAAATAATTCATGATTGCCAG TCAGAGTTTACAATCCCGTCAAATAATGGTAAAAAACACTCCCCTCCTCATATTGAGAAAGCAAATATTCCAATTGAAAGAGGTGGTTATCTTATATATGGAACTTCTCATATGCATACAGGTGTCATTAATGCAACATTATATGGACAA GATGGAAGGACTCTGTATACTTCGAAACCAACGTATGGAGATGGAAAGGAACCAGGTAATGAGAAAGGTTATGTTGTGGGAATGTCAGGAAGTTATCCCAAACCGGGTTCAATCAAGATAAAAGATGGAGAAATTGTGACAGTAGAAACAAGATATAAAAGTGGTTTTCTTACAGGAGCTATGGGACATATGTATATCTATTTGGCTGATCGATTACCATAA